TAGAGGACCTTCCAAGCAATTGTATGATATATCAACATTGGTCAAGCTTGACATTTCCCCAAAAGTGGCTGGAATGGAACCAGATAGCTCATTATGGGAGAGATTCAATGTTTCTAAGCTTCGCAATTCTCCAAGTTGTGGTGGTATTTTTCCAATCAACAAATTCTCACTTAAATCAAGCATTTGAAGAAACTGCATGTTGCCAATCTCAGTGGGAACAATcccttaattttatatttactCAAGTTCAAGTTCAATAATGTTATGCACCCTTGTATTTGTTCGGGAATCGATCCTGTTAAATTGTTGGTTTAGAGAATAAGAAATTGCAGATTAGATAGCATTCCAATTTCCAATGGAATACTGCCTGAAAGTTGATTATCACCCAAATTAAGGAGAAACAATGACGTCAACTTTCCTAATTCCTTTGGAATCTGCCCAACTAGATGATTGATGGAGAAATCAAGTAAGTGTAGCTTGGTGGATCTTCCAAGCTGAGGAGGTATCACACCAGAAATTTTGTTATTAGagatttttaagttttctaGACTTTGGTACTACCCCCACTTTTGAGAAAGTTCTCCATAGAAATTGCTATAACTCAAATCGATATACATCAAATCTGGGTAAATGCTAAGGTCTTCTGATAAATTTCCTGTTAACAGGTTTTTCTCGAGCCTCACTCGTACTAAGCTGGTGCAATTTCTTAAACTTATTGGAATGGAACGTATGAAACAATTGTCATATGCTGTGAAGTTTTGAAGGGATCCACCATTACAGATATTTCGTGGAAGATAGCCTGACAACATGTTTTCCTCCAATCCCAAATGCTCCAGATATGTAAGATTATTAAATTCGAAAGGGGAGGAGCCATTAAGCTCATTTGTGAACAACATTAGACTAGTAAGAAGTTTGAGCTTTCCAAGACTGTGAGATCCTTCATGTTCCCTATAGAGGATGTGATAGGTCCCCAAAGATTGTTTTCAGCAAGGGATAATATAGATAGATTGGTCAGGTTTCCTATAGAAGTAGGGATTGGGCCAGAAAGATTGTTACTAAACAGACCCAAGTCAAGAAGAGCTTCCAACTTTCCAATTTCTTGAGGTATGGGTCCAGAAAGTTTGTGGTTGCTGTGGTAGAAAAAACTCAGGTTGCCTAAGTTTCCTATAGAAGTAGGAATTAAACCTGAGAGATTGTTTTCAGCAAAATTAAGCCAAGCAAGAGATCCCAACATCCTAATTTCATGACAAATGGATCCAGCAAGTTTGTTTGCACAAAGCTCTAAAAGGGTTAAGTTGCCCAAATTTCCAAAACATGCAGGTGTCGAGCCCGTGAGGATGTTATTGTACAAAAAGAGCATCCTAAAAGATGTTAGATTTCTGAGTTGATGAGGAATGGACCCGGAAAGATTGTtatcataaataaatagaatGATTAAGTTGCTCAAGTTTCCAATTGACACAGGGATTGAACCTGTGAGACCGTTACTAGACAAAATTAGCTCATTGAGCAAATGTAGCTTTCCAAGTTGATAAGGAATGGATCCAGTGATGTTATTATCATGGAGATTTAATATGTGAAGGCTTGTTAGTTGGCATAATTCAGATGAAATTCTTCCTGAGAGATGATGATTGCCAGATAAATCAAGGTAGATTAGCTTAGAAAGGTTGCCCAAGTGTGAAGGAATGGTACCGTAGAGTAAGTTGTCGCTGTGATTAAGACTAATGAGACTGTGTAAGGATGAGAAGCTCAAAGTGTGGAGGGTACCTTTTAAAGCATAATCTGGGAGGTTGATATGAGAGATGCTGCTAAAGTTGTTGCAAGCTATTCCAACCCAATGGCAAGTGATGTTTC
This DNA window, taken from Quercus robur chromosome 2, dhQueRobu3.1, whole genome shotgun sequence, encodes the following:
- the LOC126694702 gene encoding probable leucine-rich repeat receptor-like protein kinase At1g35710 produces the protein MVSLVEKPVPNCSSVLIRVLLTTIIIILVLAPSQFAISSSFATSPPNMATMMGREAEALLEWKASLDNQSQFHLSSWVGNITCHWVGIACNNFSSISHINLPDYALKGTLHTLSFSSLHSLISLNHSDNLLYGTIPSHLGNLSKLIYLDLSGNHHLSGRISSELCQLTSLHILNLHDNNITGSIPYQLGKLHLLNELILSSNGLTGSIPVSIGNLSNLIILFIYDNNLSGSIPHQLRNLTSFRMLFLYNNILTGSTPACFGNLGNLTLLELCANKLAGSICHEIRMLGSLAWLNFAENNLSGLIPTSIGNLGNLSFFYHSNHKLSGPIPQEIGKLEALLDLGLFSNNLSGPIPTSIGNLTNLSILSLAENNLWGPITSSIGNMKDLTVLESSNFLLV